From one Halosimplex rubrum genomic stretch:
- a CDS encoding NUDIX hydrolase, with protein MGESYFRGHVTQRGIVFGPRGDVLLVTSGLRPWTFPGGRIEAEADPEAALRRTLYERVGLHTTVEEPVKTVTDIWGSGDEPVYAVLYRVQARSRDVDLGEEHDDFCWYTPDGAVEEMHFKSLETAVERAVANHQAAEWTAETEGPDGE; from the coding sequence ATGGGCGAGTCGTACTTCAGGGGGCACGTGACTCAGCGGGGGATCGTCTTCGGCCCGCGCGGTGACGTGTTGCTCGTGACGAGTGGTCTGCGTCCGTGGACGTTTCCGGGGGGACGGATCGAGGCGGAGGCGGACCCGGAAGCGGCGCTCCGGCGGACGCTCTACGAGCGGGTGGGACTCCACACGACCGTCGAGGAGCCGGTCAAGACGGTGACCGACATCTGGGGCAGCGGCGACGAGCCGGTGTACGCGGTGCTGTACCGCGTGCAGGCCCGCAGCCGCGACGTGGACCTGGGCGAGGAACACGACGACTTCTGCTGGTACACGCCCGACGGCGCCGTCGAGGAGATGCACTTCAAGTCCCTGGAGACGGCCGTCGAACGCGCGGTAGCGAACCATCAGGCCGCCGAGTGGACCGCCGAGACCGAAGGCCCCGACGGGGAGTGA